TCAACGGCCAGACCATCGCCGTCGACGGCGGCATCTCGACCACCCGCTACCTCGCACCCGAGGCGCTGGGGCGGTAGGCGCAAGGGGGCGGGGGTGCTTGGGGTGTGAGGTGACTGTGGGCCGTTTGATGCCGTGATTTCCAAACAGCCAGGAGAAAGCACCACCCAACCCGCTCAGGCTGAGTTGGGCCGGAAGGCGACAGTCCGGTTTGGGCCGGGCTGCGGGGATAGCTGACGCTCACGGCAGGCAGCTCGCGACCAGCTCAAGTCGTTCCGGTAAGGCCATAGGTCTGTCACCTTGTGACACAAGCAGACGCTAACCTGAGCATTTCCACGCATGTCCCCATTTCGTTTGACGATCGGCAACGCGGACATAGCGCTTGGCGCAGAAGTGCTTTGAAGGTTTCTGGCTGAGGTTATATGGGCGCCGGACTGGGTGCTTCAACGGCCACGCGCGCAGCTTGCGCACCTGAAGGTTCGTGCAATGGTAAATCGTCGGAATTTTGGATCGCAATGAATTATCGGCATTCCTTTCATGCTGGAAACAGTGCTGATGTCGTGAAGCACAGTGTGTTGATCGCTCTTGTGCAGGCCCTGCAAATCAAACAAGCCCCCCTGACCTTGATCGATACCCATGCAGGCTGCGGGCTATACGACCTTGGTGGCGCAGAGGCCCAGCGTACCGGAGAGGCAACGCAGGGTGTGCTCCGGGCGCTGGCCGACCCGAACCCCTTGCTTGACGAATACCGCGCTGCTGTGCAGGCAGTGAATGCCGGTCCCGAGCCGAAGTTCTACCCCGGTTCGCCGCGGGTCCTGGCCCAGCTTCTGCGCCCGCAGGATGTCCTGATCCTCAACGAAAAGCACCCTGAGGATGCGCAAGTCCTGCGCGCAGCAATGCGCGACACGCCTGCTGCCGTGCACCAGCGCGATGCCTACGAACTGTGGCTGGCGATGGTACCACCCCGAACACCTCGCGGCGTCGTGGTGGTTGACCCGCCGTATGAGCAGCAGGACGAGCGTGCCCGGATCACCGCCACACTCGCTGCGGCACATCGCAAGTGGGCACATGGCGTGACGGTGATCTGGTTTCCGCTGAAGGGGCGCCCCGCGCACGCGCAATGGAAGCACAAGTTGCGCGGTCTCGGCATCCCGAAATTTCTGAGCGTCGAGCACTGGCTCTACGATGAAGATCAGCCCGGAATATACAACGGCGCTGGCCTGTTTATCGTCAATCCGCCCTACGCCTTCACACAGGCGTTGCCGCCTCTATTGGATGCCCTGCGCGCCGCACTGGCTCCCGAAGGACACGAGGGTGAGATCGCAAGCCAATGGTTGGGCGATTGAAACAACCCCTGGCGCGGTCGTGATTCAGCCGATGGCTAGTTGCCCTCGGCATCGACTTCGAAAACCATCGGCTTGCCCCGTGATTCCGGTTCCCAGCCAGCGCTCAGCGCTGCCCGAATGCCCCTGGCCACAACCGCGTCGCTGATCTGGAGCCGGCCTCGCGGCAAGCCTTTCATCAAGCGTTTTGGCGCGGGAAATTCCAGCAAGGCGCCGCGCTGGGTGTTCTTGCGCAGCAAGCTGACCGTCATGCCTCTCCAGCCTTCGAACTCGCTCCAGCGCGGCTCGCTGCGCAGTTCCCACTCATATTGAACCCCGTCGACGTCGACGATACCCGAAAGCCTGTGCGTGTTGCTCATGCCCCCGCCTAGCAGGTCTAGGATCACATACCACCGTACAGATGAGATGATGTCCGCGTTGTCCAGGATCTGCCGTTCCGGAGAGGCTCGGCGATTGGCAGACTCGTCC
This sequence is a window from Novosphingobium aureum. Protein-coding genes within it:
- a CDS encoding 23S rRNA (adenine(2030)-N(6))-methyltransferase RlmJ, with the translated sequence MNYRHSFHAGNSADVVKHSVLIALVQALQIKQAPLTLIDTHAGCGLYDLGGAEAQRTGEATQGVLRALADPNPLLDEYRAAVQAVNAGPEPKFYPGSPRVLAQLLRPQDVLILNEKHPEDAQVLRAAMRDTPAAVHQRDAYELWLAMVPPRTPRGVVVVDPPYEQQDERARITATLAAAHRKWAHGVTVIWFPLKGRPAHAQWKHKLRGLGIPKFLSVEHWLYDEDQPGIYNGAGLFIVNPPYAFTQALPPLLDALRAALAPEGHEGEIASQWLGD